In Jaculus jaculus isolate mJacJac1 chromosome 4, mJacJac1.mat.Y.cur, whole genome shotgun sequence, a single genomic region encodes these proteins:
- the LOC123460234 gene encoding 60S ribosomal protein L23a-like, with amino-acid sequence MLVACKDKSGSGKPRGRGKEPHERLLRSCSLRSPAPRTALQRAAEAPAVLGAERGSPGGRPPLTAPGPPAAGAERSPGEEHPSEPPPTELAMKKTENDHTLVLIVDVKANKHQTRQAEKKLCDTDVAKANDLIRPDG; translated from the exons ATGCTGGTGGCCTGCAAGGATAAAAGCGGCAGCGGCAAACCAAGGGGCCGGGGGAAGGAACCCCACG AAAGATTGCTCCGCAGCTGTTCTTTGCGGAGCCCGGCCCCGCGCACCGCGCTGCAGCGGGCGGCGGAGGCTCCAGCTGTCCTCGGAGCGGAGCGAGGCTCGCCCGGGGGCCGCCCACCGCTGACAGCGCCCGGCCCGCCCGCAGCTGGTGCCGAGCGCTCCCCTGGGGAGGAGCATCCTTCCG AACCCCCACCCACCGAGTTGGccatgaaaaagacagaaaacgACCACACACTGGTGCTCATTGTGGACGTCAAGGCTAACAAGCACCAGACCAGACAAGCTGAGAAGAAACTCTGTGACACTGATGTGGCCAAAGCCAATGACCTGATCAGGCCTGATGGATAG